From a region of the Halanaerobium hydrogeniformans genome:
- a CDS encoding Na+/H+ antiporter subunit E, which produces MLQKISAFIILLIVWIIFAGRITIDVLIVGSGASLLVTLFFSDMLFREVKRDLPWYHYFRKLFLLFLFIPVFFYEAILSALKVSKHVFEKDPSFNPGIVKVKTELTDITGLSVLANLITLTPGTLTLDYDRTEKSYYIHWIDVKTLEQAEMKQEIIARFEKWIGVIFR; this is translated from the coding sequence ATGCTGCAAAAAATATCTGCTTTTATCATCTTATTAATAGTTTGGATTATTTTTGCAGGAAGAATAACTATAGATGTATTGATAGTTGGTAGTGGCGCCTCCCTATTGGTAACCCTATTTTTTAGTGATATGCTGTTTAGAGAGGTTAAAAGAGATCTACCCTGGTACCATTATTTTCGTAAGTTATTTTTATTGTTCTTATTCATTCCAGTTTTTTTCTATGAAGCAATTTTGTCTGCTCTAAAAGTTTCTAAACATGTTTTTGAAAAAGATCCAAGTTTTAATCCGGGAATAGTAAAGGTTAAAACAGAGTTGACAGATATTACCGGCTTAAGTGTGCTGGCAAATTTAATTACCCTGACTCCGGGGACTCTAACCCTAGATTATGATAGGACAGAAAAATCATATTATATTCACTGGATAGATGTAAAAACTTTAGAACAGGCAGAAATGAAACAGGAAATCATTGCCCGTTTTGAAAAATGGATTGGAGTGATCTTCAGATGA
- a CDS encoding dihydroxyacetone kinase subunit DhaK — protein sequence MKIYNDPEKVAGEAVEGFLRAHRNNYKRIGDYNAVARKETPIDDKVAVLIGGGAGHEPVFLEFIGPGLADVSVNGDIFTSPDPNMIYEATKAVDSGKGVLYLYGNYAGDNMNFDMAAEMAEADGIAVETVRVWDDVASGPPEEKSKRRGIAGDLFLIKIAGAIADTGADLAEVKSVVEAARANTRSLGVAFSAATLPTEKEPMFEMADDEMEIGMGLHGEQGIKRTKIKPAAELVEMMTEKLLNDDLELDAGDEIAVLINDLGAMTREELLLVYKELDDILAAKEIKVHDVVMGGYCTSLDMAGFSISFFKLNDQLKSLYDSSAESPGFKKL from the coding sequence ATGAAAATTTATAATGATCCAGAAAAGGTTGCAGGTGAAGCAGTAGAAGGTTTTTTAAGAGCACACAGGAATAATTACAAAAGAATCGGTGATTATAATGCTGTGGCAAGAAAAGAAACCCCTATTGATGACAAAGTAGCTGTTTTAATTGGTGGAGGTGCAGGTCATGAGCCGGTATTTTTAGAATTTATTGGTCCAGGACTGGCAGATGTTTCGGTTAATGGAGATATTTTTACCTCACCTGATCCAAATATGATTTATGAAGCTACTAAAGCCGTTGATAGTGGTAAAGGTGTGCTTTATCTTTATGGTAATTATGCTGGAGATAATATGAATTTTGATATGGCTGCAGAAATGGCAGAAGCAGATGGAATAGCTGTAGAAACTGTTCGAGTTTGGGATGATGTAGCTTCCGGCCCACCAGAAGAAAAGAGCAAAAGACGTGGAATTGCTGGCGACTTATTTTTAATCAAAATTGCAGGAGCAATTGCCGATACAGGGGCAGATTTAGCAGAGGTAAAATCAGTTGTAGAAGCAGCCCGGGCAAATACAAGAAGTTTAGGAGTTGCTTTCTCAGCAGCAACCCTGCCGACGGAAAAAGAACCGATGTTTGAAATGGCAGACGATGAAATGGAGATTGGAATGGGTCTTCATGGTGAACAGGGTATAAAAAGGACAAAAATAAAACCAGCTGCCGAACTGGTAGAGATGATGACAGAAAAATTGTTGAATGATGATTTAGAATTAGATGCCGGAGATGAAATAGCAGTTCTAATCAATGATCTGGGAGCTATGACCAGAGAAGAGTTATTACTGGTATACAAGGAATTAGATGACATTCTAGCTGCAAAAGAGATTAAAGTTCATGATGTAGTTATGGGCGGATATTGTACAAGCCTTGATATGGCAGGTTTTTCTATCAGCTTCTTTAAATTAAATGATCAGCTAAAATCTCTTTATGACAGTAGTGCAGAATCTCCAGGTTTTAAAAAGCTTTAA
- the mnhG gene encoding monovalent cation/H(+) antiporter subunit G — MMSIRLIAAYFLMYSGAGFALITVLGLLRFPDVYTRIHAGAVVLTISAVLVTMGTAVYVWEFFLSAKIVLIGVFFLFSNPMATHAIARASYHREVALPKEYAIDAYSEYLGRDYDDSNSNS, encoded by the coding sequence ATGATGTCAATCAGGTTAATAGCCGCATATTTTTTGATGTATTCTGGGGCAGGTTTTGCCCTGATAACGGTGCTTGGATTGCTGCGTTTTCCTGACGTATATACCAGAATTCATGCCGGGGCTGTGGTTTTAACAATTTCTGCTGTGCTGGTGACTATGGGGACTGCAGTGTATGTCTGGGAATTCTTTTTAAGTGCTAAAATAGTATTGATTGGAGTATTTTTTCTCTTTTCAAACCCGATGGCTACTCATGCAATAGCAAGGGCGTCTTATCATCGTGAGGTTGCATTACCAAAAGAATATGCAATTGATGCCTATTCTGAATACTTAGGGAGAGATTATGATGACAGCAACAGTAATTCTTGA
- a CDS encoding glycerophosphodiester phosphodiesterase family protein — protein MAFIYFEFYYLIRPSRLGKEIIEKYNFDYPVLIAHRGSSYEAPESTEPAMKKSVQSGIDYIEMDVQRTKDGELVIFHDQELLRLTDAAEVFPERDNYRFRNFTLEELRKLDYGSWFNEAYPDRARDEYEGLDILTLEEVIEIVDPVNTGVGLAIELKSPYLYQDIEKEIIELLNEKEIYEDEELAPRVLFLSFSPASLERLGELRPESPRLLLTSSNVATKWRWEGWLNLTEEVAEGIGPKGHVSLPWYIGAAHRRGLFVFPYVINHSWQIKVLTWFSADGYITDRPELLNNFFDRAREISERTEEFGEEMFSD, from the coding sequence GTGGCATTTATATATTTCGAATTTTATTATTTAATCCGTCCTTCTAGACTGGGAAAAGAAATTATTGAGAAATATAATTTTGATTATCCTGTTTTAATTGCTCACCGAGGTTCTTCTTATGAGGCTCCTGAATCAACAGAACCTGCCATGAAAAAATCTGTTCAAAGTGGTATCGACTATATAGAAATGGATGTACAGAGAACAAAAGATGGAGAGTTGGTTATCTTCCATGATCAAGAACTCTTAAGATTAACCGATGCAGCTGAGGTTTTTCCTGAGCGTGATAACTACAGATTCAGGAATTTTACCCTGGAAGAATTAAGAAAACTTGATTATGGCAGCTGGTTTAATGAAGCCTACCCTGATCGAGCCAGAGATGAATATGAGGGTTTAGACATCTTAACTTTAGAAGAGGTAATTGAGATTGTTGATCCTGTAAATACTGGGGTGGGACTGGCAATAGAGTTGAAAAGTCCTTACCTTTATCAGGATATTGAAAAAGAAATAATTGAACTATTAAATGAAAAAGAAATATATGAAGATGAAGAATTAGCTCCCAGGGTTCTTTTTCTTTCCTTTTCACCTGCCAGTTTAGAGAGATTGGGAGAGTTGAGACCAGAATCCCCAAGGCTGCTTTTAACCAGCAGTAATGTAGCTACTAAATGGCGTTGGGAGGGCTGGCTTAATTTAACTGAAGAGGTTGCAGAAGGAATTGGACCGAAAGGACATGTCTCTCTGCCCTGGTATATAGGTGCAGCTCATAGAAGAGGGCTGTTTGTATTTCCTTATGTTATTAATCATTCCTGGCAGATAAAAGTATTGACCTGGTTTAGTGCAGATGGCTATATTACAGACCGACCAGAGCTGCTTAATAACTTTTTTGACAGGGCCAGAGAAATCAGTGAAAGAACTGAAGAATTTGGTGAAGAAATGTTTTCTGATTAA
- a CDS encoding Na(+)/H(+) antiporter subunit B, protein MTATVILENLLLVFLVLCAVMAVRFDEELISIIFLSTFSIVLTALYLLHRAADVALAEAVIGAGLSTAIFMSAISQIRHGDSD, encoded by the coding sequence ATGACAGCAACAGTAATTCTTGAAAATTTATTGCTTGTATTTTTGGTTTTATGTGCTGTAATGGCAGTCAGATTTGATGAAGAATTAATTTCTATAATATTTTTGTCGACATTTTCTATAGTTTTAACAGCACTTTATCTACTACATAGAGCTGCTGATGTTGCATTAGCAGAAGCAGTTATTGGAGCAGGTTTAAGTACTGCAATTTTTATGAGTGCAATCAGTCAGATCAGACATGGTGATTCCGACTGA
- a CDS encoding sodium:proton antiporter, producing the protein MRNNFIFIILFMLGLYALIMKTNLIKNVIGLNLMEASIFFWVIAFSDVGGDVAIHRMGEEFSKFNDPVPQALTLTGIVIGASTAALLLTLIIELNQFTDTIDREKIEGLNN; encoded by the coding sequence ATGCGAAATAATTTCATCTTTATAATCCTCTTTATGCTGGGTTTATATGCACTGATAATGAAAACTAACCTGATAAAAAATGTAATTGGTTTAAATTTAATGGAGGCTTCAATATTTTTCTGGGTAATTGCCTTTTCTGATGTTGGAGGAGATGTAGCAATTCATAGAATGGGAGAGGAGTTTAGCAAGTTTAATGATCCTGTACCACAGGCTCTAACTTTGACGGGAATAGTTATTGGAGCAAGTACTGCAGCTCTTTTGTTAACCTTGATCATTGAATTAAATCAGTTTACTGATACCATTGATAGAGAAAAGATAGAGGGGTTGAATAATTGA
- a CDS encoding iron-containing alcohol dehydrogenase: protein MRNFIYENPTKIIFGKDREKEVGKHTAEHGTKVLLHYGGGSIEKYGTYDAVVKSLEEAGIEYVELGGVKPNPRLELVKKGIDIVEKENIDFILAVGGGSVIDSAKTIAVGHYYDGDVWDFFESNAKIKQALAVGVVLTIPAAGSESSTSAVITKMEGEHKLSINSKHIRPQFAIMNPELTYTLPDYQTAAGAVDIMSHILERYFTKTKNVELTDRLCEAALKTMITNTPLVLEDNENYAARAEIMWTGSIAHNNLLDTGRIGDWASHGIEHELSALYDVAHGAGLAVILPAWMEYVYEHDLERFAQYAVRVWGVDPDFKDLKWTAEQGIKKTREFFKSIGMPLTLKELGVPGDRLEEMAAKVVAGKERGSIVKIDKEDVLNIYKSVLK from the coding sequence ATGAGAAATTTTATTTATGAAAATCCTACCAAAATTATTTTTGGTAAAGATAGAGAAAAAGAAGTGGGTAAGCATACTGCAGAACACGGAACTAAGGTGCTGCTTCACTATGGTGGTGGTAGTATTGAAAAATACGGCACCTATGATGCCGTAGTTAAATCTTTAGAAGAGGCAGGTATAGAATATGTTGAGCTTGGTGGGGTTAAACCTAACCCCAGATTGGAGCTTGTTAAAAAAGGTATAGATATTGTAGAAAAAGAAAATATAGATTTCATCCTAGCTGTTGGTGGTGGTAGTGTAATTGATTCTGCTAAAACTATTGCAGTTGGCCACTATTATGATGGTGATGTCTGGGATTTCTTTGAGTCCAATGCAAAAATCAAGCAAGCTTTAGCAGTAGGGGTTGTACTAACTATTCCAGCTGCAGGTAGTGAATCAAGCACCTCAGCAGTTATCACTAAAATGGAAGGAGAGCACAAGCTCTCTATAAATTCAAAACATATTAGACCCCAATTTGCGATTATGAACCCTGAATTAACCTACACCCTTCCTGATTACCAGACAGCTGCTGGTGCAGTTGATATTATGTCCCACATCCTGGAAAGATATTTTACAAAAACAAAAAATGTAGAATTAACAGATAGACTTTGTGAAGCTGCTTTAAAAACCATGATTACTAATACTCCACTTGTTCTAGAAGATAATGAAAATTATGCTGCCAGAGCAGAAATTATGTGGACTGGAAGTATAGCCCATAATAATCTTTTAGATACAGGTAGGATTGGTGATTGGGCTTCACATGGGATAGAACATGAGTTAAGTGCTCTTTATGATGTGGCTCATGGAGCTGGGCTTGCAGTAATTTTACCTGCCTGGATGGAGTATGTTTATGAACATGATTTAGAACGTTTTGCCCAGTATGCGGTTAGAGTTTGGGGTGTAGATCCTGATTTTAAAGATCTTAAATGGACTGCTGAACAGGGGATAAAAAAGACCAGAGAATTTTTCAAATCTATAGGAATGCCCCTTACACTTAAAGAATTGGGTGTACCCGGTGACCGCCTGGAAGAAATGGCTGCTAAAGTAGTTGCAGGTAAGGAAAGAGGAAGTATTGTTAAAATAGATAAAGAAGATGTTTTAAATATATATAAGAGCGTATTAAAATAA
- a CDS encoding HAD-IIA family hydrolase has product MTKLKEIECYLLDMDGTIYLSDQLIDKAKEFVETLEEKNKDYVFFTNNSAKNSQDYQQKLERLGLSIPLERIINSGEVTADYIRSKKEGAKVYPLGTPSFEKELEDAGLEVVKEKEAGIDFVALAFDTTLSYQKLWDAHDLILAGVEYVAANPDYVCPLKDGKTMPDCGSMISLLETSTGKSPLVIGKPNSLMIDYVAKNLGIKKDNLAMVGDRLYTDIQMAIDADITSILVLSGETDREMLAEAPQDPDFVFESVAEIKSELEKL; this is encoded by the coding sequence ATGACAAAGCTTAAAGAAATAGAATGTTATTTACTTGATATGGATGGGACTATCTATTTAAGTGATCAGCTGATTGATAAGGCCAAAGAATTTGTTGAGACCCTGGAAGAAAAGAACAAGGATTATGTGTTTTTCACCAATAATTCTGCTAAAAACAGTCAGGATTATCAACAAAAACTGGAGAGACTTGGTCTTTCAATACCCTTAGAAAGAATTATTAATTCTGGAGAGGTTACTGCCGATTATATCAGAAGCAAAAAAGAAGGTGCAAAGGTATATCCGCTCGGAACACCTTCATTTGAAAAAGAACTGGAAGATGCCGGTTTAGAGGTAGTTAAAGAAAAAGAGGCAGGAATAGACTTTGTAGCTTTGGCTTTTGATACAACTTTAAGCTATCAGAAACTCTGGGATGCCCATGATTTAATTTTAGCTGGAGTAGAGTATGTAGCAGCAAATCCAGATTATGTTTGTCCTTTAAAAGATGGTAAAACGATGCCGGATTGTGGCTCAATGATCAGTCTTTTAGAAACTTCAACCGGTAAAAGTCCACTGGTTATAGGTAAACCAAATAGTTTGATGATAGATTATGTAGCTAAAAATTTAGGGATCAAAAAAGATAACCTGGCCATGGTTGGAGATAGATTATATACAGATATTCAGATGGCTATAGATGCTGATATTACAAGCATCTTGGTTTTAAGTGGAGAAACCGATAGGGAAATGTTAGCAGAAGCTCCTCAAGATCCGGACTTTGTTTTTGAATCAGTTGCAGAAATAAAAAGCGAATTAGAAAAGCTCTAA
- a CDS encoding complex I subunit 5 family protein has protein sequence METRIILLIIVPLGTAFIIPFIDLINAKLRRLFVLLGIFIQIFNLSSIIVNYYEQIRDGSLFLQYHLGGWRPPFGINLVMDNLSFLFLLVVNLSLFFIIIYSIGYVGHHEGKFYVLYFIIIAASNGAMLTGDLFNMYVFIELLTIASGALIAFQRSHPGSEAAIKYLFYNIVAGSLIFFGVLLTYFNLGTLTMADVANNFASLESGIQLFIISIFLTALLIKMGVFPFLFWLPKSYDSSPAPVTAVLSGVLSKIYLYLFIRMIWTVIGFETIVALNLNVLLLDIALFSSFLGHVFALQSNNIKRLLGYSSIGHIGMIFAVIMLNTEAGFYGGILHIIAHMFMKAGLFVACGYLLQYTVSNHYRDFKGVGLRDKPVFIAFIILLLSMIGMPPLLGFASKWFILMAFLEAQSYFGAFIVIFGSLTAVIYYLRYIAKGFEEVRLTEDDLKMEVFNQPLLSVLYREKIVSFITYAYTAVIIFFGFGFRFLDIPLRMSIESIMNVERYIELVLGG, from the coding sequence ATGGAGACAAGAATAATACTGCTGATTATAGTACCCCTCGGAACAGCTTTTATAATTCCTTTTATCGATTTGATTAATGCAAAGCTGAGACGACTTTTTGTTCTGCTGGGTATTTTTATTCAAATCTTTAATTTGAGTTCGATTATTGTCAATTATTATGAGCAGATTAGAGATGGAAGTTTGTTTTTACAGTACCACCTAGGTGGTTGGAGGCCACCTTTTGGTATTAATCTGGTAATGGATAATTTAAGCTTTTTGTTTTTGTTAGTAGTTAATCTAAGTTTATTTTTCATAATAATATATTCTATAGGCTATGTTGGTCATCATGAGGGGAAATTTTATGTACTTTATTTTATAATCATTGCAGCTTCTAATGGTGCAATGCTCACCGGTGATCTCTTTAATATGTATGTATTTATAGAACTTTTAACGATTGCTTCAGGTGCTTTGATTGCTTTTCAGAGGAGTCATCCAGGTAGTGAGGCTGCAATTAAATATTTATTTTATAATATTGTTGCAGGATCTTTAATCTTTTTTGGAGTTTTGTTAACTTATTTTAATCTGGGTACCCTGACAATGGCAGATGTGGCAAATAACTTTGCCTCTTTAGAAAGTGGAATCCAGCTTTTTATTATTTCAATATTTTTAACAGCTTTATTAATCAAAATGGGTGTATTTCCATTTTTGTTCTGGCTGCCTAAAAGTTATGATTCTTCACCGGCACCCGTAACGGCTGTTTTATCTGGAGTTCTTTCTAAAATTTATCTTTACTTATTTATTCGGATGATCTGGACAGTAATAGGTTTTGAAACTATTGTGGCATTAAACTTAAATGTATTACTTTTGGATATTGCACTCTTTTCTTCCTTTTTAGGCCATGTTTTTGCCCTGCAGTCAAATAATATTAAAAGATTGCTGGGATACTCAAGTATTGGCCATATTGGGATGATTTTTGCTGTAATAATGCTCAATACTGAAGCCGGTTTTTATGGAGGGATACTCCATATTATTGCCCATATGTTTATGAAAGCTGGACTTTTTGTAGCCTGTGGTTATCTCCTGCAGTATACGGTTTCTAATCATTACCGCGATTTTAAAGGGGTAGGGTTGAGAGATAAACCAGTTTTTATTGCTTTTATCATCCTGCTTTTAAGTATGATCGGGATGCCACCACTTTTAGGTTTTGCAAGTAAGTGGTTTATTTTAATGGCCTTTTTGGAGGCTCAAAGTTATTTTGGTGCCTTTATAGTTATTTTTGGTAGTTTGACCGCTGTAATTTATTATCTGCGTTACATAGCAAAGGGATTTGAAGAGGTTAGGCTAACCGAAGATGATTTGAAAATGGAAGTTTTCAATCAGCCCCTGCTCTCTGTATTATATAGGGAAAAGATTGTTAGCTTTATTACCTATGCTTATACTGCAGTAATAATATTTTTTGGCTTTGGTTTCAGATTTCTTGATATACCACTGAGAATGTCAATTGAAAGTATTATGAATGTGGAAAGATACATAGAACTAGTGTTGGGAGGTTAA
- a CDS encoding LTA synthase family protein, with translation MLQNKLEQRVRYFSLILFLAFLIKYNYLMFHIFQTPSVISLGLRNIIFAYFYINFIEPLLVYKRSRQRLFILVIIFTTFFFSNYFYNRYFGNFLSVSDIMSAEGLGTFSLYEVLFRHIIRYRDVVFILDIIILGFLGFSYLPDFKFIKDPQRIFKNAASDKKMAMLIIVLLIVVQLFTASLIFNGAQPNRLYQIGSGSFVSVHGLSSFYAVDSYSYLQRQKQATPELEDMPYYRRREQLSDIEKLPENTNVIMIQVESLDERIINFTQEGKEVVPFLNSFKEESIYFEDFYAQKVNASFDADLSVLTSLYPVNRSYVYRDIDLSNFASLPKLLNERNYQTLAFHNNNKEFFNRGEAYPALGFDNFYSKEDFSEEIFVLPEERSLGVNDYDFFNQAAEIIIDAEQQDEPFLAFMISLTCHTPFNFYPEDGVDDFEGVNSNFVLDYFKSINFTDSALENFFQKLEQAGILDNTLVVIYSDHESEVDTPEYSSDRDFNLWRNIKKPDHVPLFISHPDLESQISNNPGTTTDLSPTVLDLLGFEELPQQFVGRSLFLDKEEPLLFLDETPKILYKDQLFVEEMGVLNKVGYLEDKEKEVEIDQQRIAEMEGIIRYMRRIFGVHEGEIFREVE, from the coding sequence TTGTTGCAAAATAAATTAGAGCAGAGGGTTAGGTATTTTTCCTTAATTCTCTTTTTAGCTTTTTTAATCAAATATAATTATTTAATGTTCCATATTTTTCAAACTCCATCTGTTATATCACTGGGTTTGAGAAATATAATTTTTGCTTATTTTTATATCAACTTCATTGAGCCTCTGCTAGTTTATAAAAGATCTCGGCAGAGGTTATTTATACTTGTCATTATTTTCACCACTTTTTTCTTTAGCAACTACTTTTACAACCGTTATTTTGGTAATTTTTTAAGTGTGAGTGATATAATGTCTGCAGAAGGTCTGGGAACTTTTTCCCTTTATGAAGTTCTTTTCAGACATATTATTAGATATAGAGATGTTGTATTTATTCTTGATATTATCATCCTCGGTTTTTTAGGATTTAGTTATTTACCTGATTTTAAATTTATCAAAGATCCACAGCGTATTTTTAAAAATGCTGCCAGTGATAAAAAAATGGCTATGTTAATAATCGTACTTTTAATAGTGGTTCAGTTATTCACAGCTTCATTAATCTTTAATGGAGCTCAGCCAAACAGACTTTATCAGATTGGAAGCGGGAGTTTTGTTTCAGTCCATGGTCTAAGTTCATTTTATGCTGTTGATAGTTATAGTTATCTGCAGCGCCAGAAACAAGCAACTCCTGAATTAGAAGATATGCCCTATTACAGGAGGAGGGAACAATTAAGTGATATAGAAAAACTACCTGAGAATACAAATGTTATCATGATTCAGGTAGAATCACTTGATGAAAGAATAATTAATTTTACCCAGGAAGGAAAAGAAGTTGTTCCGTTTTTGAATTCTTTCAAAGAAGAAAGCATATATTTTGAAGACTTTTATGCTCAAAAGGTAAATGCCAGCTTTGATGCTGATTTATCTGTTTTGACCTCTCTTTATCCGGTTAATAGGAGTTATGTTTATAGAGATATAGATTTGAGTAATTTTGCTTCATTACCAAAATTGCTAAATGAAAGAAATTATCAAACCCTTGCTTTTCACAACAACAACAAGGAATTTTTTAATCGTGGAGAAGCTTATCCAGCTTTAGGCTTTGATAATTTTTACAGCAAAGAAGATTTTAGTGAAGAAATTTTTGTGCTCCCTGAAGAAAGATCACTTGGGGTAAATGATTATGACTTTTTCAATCAGGCAGCTGAGATAATTATTGATGCTGAGCAGCAGGATGAGCCGTTTTTGGCTTTCATGATATCACTGACCTGTCACACTCCCTTTAATTTTTATCCTGAAGATGGAGTGGATGATTTTGAAGGAGTAAACAGCAATTTTGTGCTTGATTATTTTAAATCAATCAATTTTACTGATAGTGCTTTAGAAAACTTTTTTCAAAAATTAGAACAAGCAGGTATTTTAGATAATACTTTAGTTGTGATTTATTCTGATCATGAATCTGAAGTTGATACACCAGAATATAGTTCAGATAGGGATTTTAATCTCTGGAGAAATATTAAAAAGCCAGATCATGTTCCTTTATTTATCAGTCACCCTGATCTAGAAAGTCAAATAAGCAATAATCCCGGTACGACTACAGATCTCAGCCCAACAGTGCTAGATTTACTTGGGTTTGAGGAACTCCCTCAACAGTTTGTTGGCCGTTCACTATTTTTAGATAAAGAAGAGCCCCTGCTCTTTTTGGATGAAACTCCCAAGATCTTATATAAAGATCAGCTTTTTGTAGAAGAAATGGGTGTGTTAAATAAAGTAGGTTATCTTGAAGATAAAGAAAAAGAAGTAGAAATTGATCAGCAGAGAATTGCTGAAATGGAAGGGATAATCCGCTATATGCGGAGAATTTTTGGAGTTCATGAAGGAGAGATTTTTAGGGAGGTGGAATAA
- the mbhE gene encoding hydrogen gas-evolving membrane-bound hydrogenase subunit E, with amino-acid sequence MHKYFKKTLVISVFILTAIALYENFSLVPEYTGLELGVSDYIISSGLSDTGSLNLITAVLYDYRAFDSLGESTVIFGAVSGIVLILSRKMLPVSSRGLSFIVKRTFGLVTPFIALFSLYVITHGHLSPGGGFQGGVILAVISIIFSIVYGSAYDYRRYSPQMKTALETVGAFTFLGLGVAGIFMEGFFLKNLGFLTAETGTLISAGSIPYVNFGVGIKVGAGLAIIFYSMIQKTFKEDF; translated from the coding sequence TTGCATAAATATTTTAAAAAAACATTGGTTATTTCAGTTTTTATATTAACAGCAATTGCTTTATATGAAAATTTTTCCCTGGTACCTGAATATACAGGTCTTGAGCTTGGAGTTTCTGACTACATTATCAGCTCAGGCTTAAGTGATACAGGTTCACTAAATTTAATTACAGCTGTACTTTATGATTATAGAGCTTTTGATTCACTTGGAGAAAGTACGGTGATTTTTGGTGCAGTAAGTGGTATTGTTTTGATTTTATCTAGAAAGATGCTACCGGTTTCTTCACGTGGGCTTTCCTTTATAGTTAAAAGAACTTTTGGTCTGGTTACTCCTTTTATTGCCCTTTTTAGCCTTTATGTAATCACCCATGGGCATTTAAGTCCTGGTGGAGGCTTTCAGGGTGGTGTTATTTTAGCAGTTATTTCGATCATTTTCTCTATAGTTTATGGTAGTGCCTATGATTACAGGCGTTATAGTCCACAGATGAAAACTGCTTTGGAAACAGTTGGAGCTTTTACCTTTTTGGGGCTCGGAGTTGCCGGTATTTTTATGGAGGGCTTTTTCCTGAAAAATTTAGGTTTTTTAACCGCTGAAACTGGAACTTTAATTTCAGCTGGTAGTATTCCATATGTAAACTTTGGGGTTGGAATTAAGGTTGGAGCAGGACTGGCGATAATATTTTATAGTATGATTCAAAAAACTTTTAAGGAGGATTTTTAA
- a CDS encoding monovalent cation/H+ antiporter complex subunit F: MILGLAIFFTTLSIIVSYRVIVGPTITDRLIGADTIGIFMSLVMLMIALHFDLFLLVDIVLAYAILLFVDMLIYAKYFEHGELYR, encoded by the coding sequence ATGATACTTGGATTGGCAATATTTTTTACAACGCTTTCAATTATAGTATCTTACCGGGTTATTGTGGGACCTACAATTACTGACAGGTTGATCGGTGCAGATACAATAGGAATATTTATGTCCCTTGTAATGTTGATGATTGCCCTACATTTTGATTTATTTTTACTGGTAGATATCGTTTTAGCCTATGCAATACTGCTTTTTGTTGATATGTTGATTTATGCCAAATACTTTGAACATGGGGAGTTGTATAGATGA